One bacterium genomic window carries:
- a CDS encoding DNRLRE domain-containing protein: MGKKKKLLSLLVFCALVIFCSSTYSYAKKQTIQPGPEKSRDSHISKGLGDEMKNFGSKENIGVGQRDTKRILIRFDLTSIPPDAIISSAELQLCLAEDYYFDEKRVIYVHKITGFWNDKEVTWNQSIEKRNWRTAGGDFDSELESAKSFIGRAYGWVSWDVTRTIKDWLEGKYVNFGFLLKEHNCDNEAVWFLSSELEWESYRPQLVISYETEGICPEPEPVSSSIKVYPNPFKPSEGHTEITFTNLPSGASVKIFHIEGRIMATLEEEAGEAKWNVKDSEGNKVSSGFYLYRIESDKGNQTGKVVIIR, from the coding sequence ATGGGGAAGAAAAAAAAGTTACTGTCTTTATTAGTATTCTGTGCCCTGGTAATATTTTGCAGTTCTACCTACTCGTATGCTAAGAAACAGACCATTCAGCCAGGGCCGGAGAAGTCACGAGACAGTCATATTTCCAAAGGTCTTGGAGACGAGATGAAGAACTTTGGAAGCAAGGAAAATATAGGTGTCGGGCAGCGAGATACCAAACGCATCCTTATTCGGTTCGATCTGACGTCCATTCCTCCTGATGCAATTATTTCCTCGGCGGAATTACAACTCTGTCTGGCAGAGGACTACTATTTCGATGAGAAGAGAGTGATTTATGTACATAAAATTACGGGTTTCTGGAATGACAAAGAAGTAACCTGGAACCAGAGTATAGAGAAGCGCAATTGGAGGACGGCGGGGGGCGACTTCGATTCGGAATTAGAGAGTGCAAAATCTTTTATCGGCAGAGCCTACGGGTGGGTTTCCTGGGATGTGACGCGCACAATAAAGGATTGGTTGGAAGGGAAATACGTTAACTTCGGGTTTTTGCTTAAGGAGCATAATTGTGACAATGAGGCAGTTTGGTTTCTTTCCAGTGAATTGGAGTGGGAATCCTACCGTCCCCAATTGGTAATATCTTACGAGACAGAAGGGATTTGTCCTGAGCCCGAGCCGGTTTCATCTTCTATCAAGGTTTATCCTAATCCTTTTAAACCGAGCGAGGGTCACACTGAAATCACATTTACTAACCTTCCCTCAGGTGCGTCGGTGAAAATATTTCATATTGAAGGTAGGATAATGGCAACTCTTGAAGAAGAGGCCGGGGAAGCAAAGTGGAACGTAAAAGATAGTGAAGGGAATAAAGTATCCAGTGGGTTCTATCTCTATCGCATTGAGAGTGATAAGGGGAACCAGACGGGAAAAGTAGTAATTATCAGATGA
- a CDS encoding response regulator transcription factor, whose amino-acid sequence MGKVNSKKTIRILVADDHALFREGLRSILELNEDIKIVGEARDGVEALGLADRLKPDVILMDISLPGPNGIRMTRQIKKRCRKVHVIMLSMYEDAAHITESFQAGASGYVIKTYPSGELIETIRSVFREGVSIPSCIEHKLLKGIRKPDFLSGTKRLNLTKKEVKVLKLVAFGKTNKEIAKKFSVSEKTVKNHLNHIYRKLGAKNRAQAVVEGLNRGYISRH is encoded by the coding sequence ATGGGTAAAGTTAACTCGAAGAAAACAATTAGAATTCTCGTAGCAGACGACCATGCACTTTTCCGGGAAGGTTTGCGAAGTATATTGGAACTTAATGAAGATATAAAGATAGTTGGAGAAGCCAGAGATGGTGTCGAGGCCCTGGGATTGGCAGATAGATTGAAGCCAGATGTGATTTTGATGGATATCAGCTTGCCTGGTCCAAATGGGATAAGGATGACGCGCCAGATTAAAAAGAGATGTAGAAAGGTTCACGTTATCATGCTATCTATGTACGAGGACGCAGCACATATTACCGAATCATTTCAGGCAGGTGCTTCTGGCTACGTAATAAAGACTTATCCCTCTGGTGAATTGATAGAGACCATCCGTTCTGTATTTAGAGAGGGGGTTTCAATTCCATCCTGCATAGAGCATAAACTACTAAAAGGCATAAGGAAGCCAGATTTTTTGAGTGGGACAAAACGCCTCAATCTAACAAAGAAAGAAGTAAAAGTCCTCAAGTTAGTGGCTTTTGGGAAAACTAATAAAGAGATTGCAAAGAAGTTCTCAGTGAGTGAAAAGACGGTCAAAAACCACCTTAACCATATTTATAGAAAACTGGGAGCGAAAAACCGCGCACAGGCAGTGGTGGAAGGACTGAATAGGGGCTACATCAGCAGGCACTAA
- a CDS encoding PAS domain S-box protein — translation MVDKVDQAEELEGKYRMFFENMGEGVCILDENMTITSMNDKLYQSSGYRRDELLGKDIRSFFGRVGKETIESEFKKRTKGKSSHYILTGKTKGGEDMFFSVCSVPLMNNEGKFNGAVAIISDITEKKKSEEKLKEHTIELEKEVEERTEQLVELYKGVTVTEERNRLAQEIHDGLAQTLASSLLKIDFCERLLDGNPKKVKKELLALRKMLAKGIKATRHVIFDLRLPKFHRTGFVTVLRKYLEEFRRKTGIAATLNLKVEESLPMKIQVGTYRIIREAMNNIKKHAMAKNVDLRLRTDKNRNLHLIIEDDGKGFDLNRALTQSKYAKNFGLIGMEEQAKLLGGAFTVKTEKGQGTKIKVKIPLEE, via the coding sequence ATGGTGGATAAAGTTGACCAGGCAGAAGAATTGGAAGGGAAATATAGAATGTTTTTTGAAAATATGGGTGAAGGTGTATGCATTCTCGATGAAAATATGACGATAACTTCTATGAATGATAAGTTATACCAGAGCTCGGGTTACAGGAGGGATGAGCTTTTGGGTAAGGATATTCGCTCTTTTTTTGGAAGGGTAGGTAAAGAGACAATAGAAAGTGAATTCAAAAAGAGAACTAAGGGTAAATCATCACATTATATTTTAACAGGCAAGACAAAGGGAGGGGAAGACATGTTCTTCTCGGTCTGTAGTGTTCCTCTTATGAACAACGAGGGGAAATTTAATGGAGCCGTCGCAATTATCTCCGATATTACGGAAAAAAAGAAATCAGAAGAGAAATTGAAAGAACATACAATAGAACTGGAGAAAGAAGTAGAGGAGAGAACCGAGCAACTGGTCGAGCTGTACAAGGGAGTTACAGTTACAGAGGAGAGGAACAGATTGGCTCAGGAGATTCACGATGGTTTAGCCCAGACTTTAGCTAGTTCACTTTTGAAGATTGACTTTTGTGAGAGACTTCTGGATGGTAATCCAAAAAAGGTAAAGAAGGAACTATTGGCACTAAGGAAGATGCTGGCAAAAGGTATTAAGGCGACACGACATGTCATATTTGATTTGCGGCTCCCGAAATTTCACAGAACAGGCTTTGTTACTGTCCTGAGAAAGTATTTGGAAGAGTTTCGCAGAAAGACAGGGATTGCAGCTACTTTAAATCTTAAAGTGGAAGAGAGTCTCCCCATGAAGATACAGGTAGGCACCTATCGAATTATCCGAGAGGCAATGAACAATATAAAGAAACACGCTATGGCAAAGAATGTAGATTTGAGATTAAGAACTGATAAGAATAGAAATCTCCATCTTATTATAGAAGATGATGGGAAAGGATTTGATTTAAACAGAGCCTTAACTCAGAGTAAATATGCCAAGAATTTTGGACTAATAGGAATGGAAGAGCAAGCAAAACTTTTGGGAGGGGCCTTTACTGTTAAAACTGAAAAGGGACAAGGGACCAAGATAAAGGTAAAAATTCCGCTTGAGGAATAG
- a CDS encoding response regulator transcription factor — translation MGKVNLKKIIRIVIADDHALFREGLRRVMEFEEDIKIVGEAKDGAETFELAKRVKPDVILMDISLPGPNGIRITRQIKKRYRKVYVIMLSMYEDTAHITDSFQAGASGYVIKTSPSGELIQTIRSVFREGVSIPPLIEHKLLKGIRKPDFLSGTENVHLTKKEVKILKLVASGKTNKEIAKKLFVSEKTVKNHLNHVYRKMGVKNRAQAVVEGLRRDYISKD, via the coding sequence ATGGGTAAAGTTAACCTGAAGAAAATAATTAGAATTGTCATAGCAGATGACCACGCACTTTTCCGGGAAGGTTTGCGAAGAGTAATGGAATTTGAGGAAGATATAAAGATAGTTGGAGAAGCCAAGGATGGCGCGGAAACCTTCGAGTTGGCAAAGAGAGTGAAGCCGGATGTGATTCTCATGGATATCAGCCTGCCTGGTCCAAATGGGATAAGGATTACGCGCCAGATTAAGAAGAGATATCGAAAGGTTTACGTTATTATGCTGTCTATGTATGAGGACACGGCACATATTACCGACTCATTTCAGGCAGGCGCTTCTGGCTACGTAATAAAGACCAGTCCCTCTGGTGAATTAATACAGACTATCCGTTCTGTATTTAGAGAAGGGGTTTCCATCCCACCCCTTATAGAGCATAAACTACTAAAGGGTATAAGGAAGCCAGATTTTTTGAGCGGGACAGAAAATGTCCATCTAACAAAGAAAGAGGTAAAAATCCTCAAGTTAGTGGCTTCCGGGAAAACTAATAAAGAGATTGCCAAGAAGCTCTTCGTGAGTGAAAAGACGGTTAAAAACCACCTTAATCATGTCTATAGAAAAATGGGGGTGAAAAACCGCGCACAGGCAGTGGTAGAAGGGCTAAGGAGAGATTACATTAGCAAGGATTAA
- a CDS encoding PAS domain-containing sensor histidine kinase — MDKKDQLQELKEYRVSVENMGEGLCVTNKKMVPIFVNRKVCEITGYRKNEILGKNVVPFLIGKSKDRVRKELKKRMEGYSSRYTVKVRTKKGKEIVLSVSGAPRFDKKGKFDGTIAIISDFTERKELEDKLRERTLELEKEINKRTKLLVDLYKGVGVTEERNRLAREIHDFCSQDLATALLKIEICEKVLDKDPEKVRAELGELRKMLRKSIKLNRDIVFGLQLPNFHRTGFATVLRQYFKEFCKKTGIICNLNIKLERSLSTNIQVGAYRIIREAMNNVRKHAMAKNVDARLRTDKHENLHVIIKDDGKGFDLKKALNKKKYARHFGLKGMERQAKLFGGAFTVKTEKGQGVEIKVKIPLGG, encoded by the coding sequence GTGGATAAGAAGGATCAATTACAAGAATTGAAGGAATATAGAGTTTCCGTTGAAAATATGGGAGAAGGTTTGTGCGTTACTAATAAGAAGATGGTGCCAATTTTTGTTAATCGTAAAGTCTGTGAAATTACAGGTTACAGGAAGAATGAAATTCTGGGTAAGAATGTTGTCCCCTTTCTTATAGGTAAGAGTAAAGATAGAGTAAGAAAGGAGTTGAAAAAAAGGATGGAGGGTTACTCTTCGCGTTATACTGTAAAGGTTAGAACAAAGAAAGGGAAAGAAATAGTCCTATCCGTTAGTGGTGCTCCTCGTTTTGACAAAAAAGGGAAATTTGATGGGACTATCGCAATTATTTCCGATTTTACAGAAAGGAAAGAATTAGAGGATAAGTTAAGAGAACGCACACTAGAGCTGGAGAAAGAAATAAATAAGAGAACCAAGTTACTCGTCGATCTGTATAAGGGAGTGGGAGTTACAGAAGAAAGGAATAGATTGGCGCGGGAGATTCACGATTTTTGCTCTCAGGACCTGGCAACTGCCCTTTTGAAGATTGAGATTTGTGAGAAAGTTCTGGACAAAGATCCGGAAAAGGTAAGGGCAGAGCTAGGGGAATTGCGAAAGATGCTTAGGAAAAGCATTAAGTTGAACCGGGATATCGTATTTGGTTTGCAGCTACCGAACTTTCACAGAACGGGCTTTGCCACGGTTCTCAGACAGTATTTTAAAGAGTTTTGCAAAAAGACAGGGATTATATGTAACTTAAATATTAAACTGGAGAGGAGTCTCTCCACAAATATACAGGTAGGTGCCTATAGAATTATTCGAGAGGCGATGAATAATGTAAGAAAACACGCTATGGCAAAGAATGTGGATGCGAGATTAAGAACTGATAAGCACGAGAATCTTCACGTTATCATTAAAGATGATGGGAAAGGATTCGACTTAAAGAAAGCCTTGAATAAGAAAAAATATGCCAGGCATTTTGGACTAAAGGGGATGGAAAGGCAGGCGAAACTTTTTGGAGGGGCTTTCACTGTTAAAACTGAAAAGGGACAAGGAGTCGAGATAAAGGTAAAAATTCCGCTTGGGGGATAG
- the serS gene encoding serine--tRNA ligase codes for MLDLKFIRENIKKVNKGLKDKGEKISLDELLQLDGERRKILVEVEDLKYRRNKASEEIGKLKREGKEIKESIGEMQKVSERIRELDDKLKELQEKTTRHLLMIPNLPHESVPVGKTPKDNKVVREGKPQKKKFNFEPREHWEVGESLGILDFPLASRISGTRFALLKGKGARLERALINFMLDLHIKGGYKEILPPFMVTGESMMGTGQLPKFSIELYKCKDDDLYLIPTGEVPLTNLHKNQILKEKDLPLNYVAYTPCFRREAGSYGKDTKGLIRNHQFNKVELVKFTRPEDSYGELETLVSDAEKVLELLEIPYQVVALCTGDLGFGAAKTYDLEVWMPGENRWREVSSCSNFTDFQARRINIKHKKEKTGTLEYVHTLNGSGLAIGRTFAAILENNQTEKGTVIIPKVLQPHMNGLEIIDRD; via the coding sequence ATGCTCGATTTGAAATTTATCAGGGAAAATATAAAAAAAGTCAACAAGGGTTTAAAAGACAAGGGAGAGAAGATTTCTCTCGATGAACTTCTCCAGTTGGATGGAGAGCGGAGGAAAATTTTAGTTGAAGTGGAAGATTTGAAATATAGAAGGAATAAGGCTTCGGAAGAGATAGGGAAATTAAAGAGGGAAGGCAAGGAAATTAAAGAATCGATTGGGGAGATGCAGAAAGTCTCTGAGCGTATAAGAGAGTTAGATGATAAGTTAAAAGAACTTCAGGAGAAGACAACAAGACATCTGTTGATGATTCCCAACCTGCCCCACGAATCTGTGCCTGTGGGGAAGACACCTAAGGATAATAAGGTTGTGAGAGAAGGGAAACCACAGAAGAAGAAGTTCAATTTTGAGCCTCGTGAACATTGGGAGGTGGGGGAGAGTTTGGGAATCCTCGATTTTCCCCTTGCCTCCAGGATTTCCGGTACCAGGTTTGCCCTCCTCAAAGGAAAGGGAGCGAGGCTGGAAAGGGCACTGATTAACTTCATGCTCGATTTACATATTAAAGGAGGATATAAGGAAATATTGCCGCCCTTTATGGTCACTGGTGAGAGCATGATGGGCACAGGGCAGTTGCCCAAGTTTTCCATAGAACTTTACAAGTGCAAAGACGATGACCTCTATTTGATTCCCACTGGCGAAGTGCCTCTGACCAATCTGCACAAGAATCAAATTCTGAAGGAGAAAGACTTGCCTTTGAATTATGTGGCTTATACACCATGTTTTCGTAGAGAAGCCGGTTCTTATGGAAAGGACACCAAAGGATTAATCAGGAATCACCAGTTTAACAAGGTGGAACTGGTAAAGTTCACCAGGCCCGAAGATTCTTATGGGGAATTGGAGACTCTGGTCTCTGATGCTGAGAAGGTCTTAGAATTATTGGAGATTCCTTATCAGGTTGTAGCTCTTTGCACAGGCGATTTGGGGTTCGGGGCAGCCAAGACTTACGACCTGGAAGTGTGGATGCCTGGTGAAAACAGGTGGCGGGAAGTCTCCTCTTGCAGTAACTTTACAGATTTCCAGGCGAGGAGAATAAATATTAAGCATAAGAAGGAAAAAACGGGAACACTGGAATATGTCCATACATTGAATGGTTCCGGGCTGGCCATTGGTAGAACCTTTGCCGCCATTTTAGAAAATAATCAAACTGAGAAGGGAACAGTAATTATTCCCAAAGTTCTCCAGCCCCATATGAATGGATTGGAGATAATTGATAGAGATTAA